The Apibacter raozihei DNA segment CTCGTTGTAACCATTTGACATCTTGAGTTGCAGAAAAAACAGCAAGAAAAGCTTCTGTAGAATGCATATTACTATTAGCTCCTCTGTACGATTCTAAATCTGACCAGTCATAATCATAACTTTCCAACATAGCTCCTTCTTCCTCACTCCAAAAATATTTTTCTAAAATATGAATAGCTTTTTCCAATAAAAGCTCACCATCCTTACGTCCGGAAATTTTTGCAGAGGATCCGGCTAATGCTATAAAAGCATGTATGTAAGCCTGTTTTCTTCCAGCATCTCCTAATCCTCCAATTGAATAAAACCATCCATCGTGTTCTTTATCATTAATTACGTCTAATAGAACTTTTACGCCGTGATCTGCAATTTTACCATACTCAGGAAATTTCATAGATGCTAATGAGTAACAATGAGTCATACGAGCATTTTCCATTGTATCCAATGCTTTATTAATCAAATTCCCATTATCATCCAAATATCCGAAACCTCCTTGTTTCAATACAGAATTGAGACCAAATTTTAACAACTCGTTTCCTTGCTGATGCAAGTATTGTTGGTGATCTTTCGATTTTACCCAACTAGATTCTATATCGTGCTCTTTATAGTTTTTCATACTTTTATTTTTAAGATTTATCGTATACACCTGATAAGTAAATGAAGAATAATCCCAGTACAATGATAGACATTCCTATAATGGCTGAAATCCATTCTTTTCTTGTTTTTTTCTCTTTATTAATATATACACCGGCAATAACTGAAACTATTATAGAAGCTTGTCCTACAGGATAAGCTACCGATAAACCTAATTTCATTTGTGAGACTAAAATTGCCAGATTACCAATAGCCCATACCACTCCTACGATGCTATTTTTCATTGCGGTAAAATTATATGGATTGATCTTAAAAAATAAAAATGCTATTAAGGTAACTCCAATAATCTGACCTACTGATTGAGGTAAAAGACTTGACCAACCATCAATTCCAAAGTATTTTAAAATCCCAACATAAAGGGTAAATCCTAACGTAGAAAGAAGATTAACTGCTATACCTCTCCCCCATTGTATCTTTTCACCTTTTTTTCCTTCTTCCGGTTGTTTATAAGATGTAAATACAATACCTATAATTATCATAGCAAGAGCTATAAAACCGAATATTTTAGAATTACTTGTTGCCCAATCTCCTAAAAAAACACCTAATAAAGAGGTTCCAATTATCTGTGTTCCATTTGAAATGGGCATGGATTTGGAAACACCTAAATACTTAAGTCCTTTATACTGGCAAACAGAACCTAGCGCCCAGAAAAGTCCTGAGGCTAGTCCTATCCAAATAATGTGAGGATTTAACTCCGGTTTCCTTATTGCATAAACAACAATTGCAAAGATAAAACTTCCTATTGCAATTCCGAAAGATTGTTCTATAGCCTTACCTCCTATTAAAGTAGAAATAACCGGTACCATACCCCAGGATAAGATGGGAATACAGGCTATTAAAAAATCAATTATACTCATTAGTTATTCTTTTTATAAAGTTTTAAGCGTCTTGTCCTAATATTGATAAAGCTCCGTCTACGGTATACGTTGAACCGGTAACGTATGAACTTGCCTGAGAAGCTAAAAATAAAGCTACATTTGCTACTTCTTCAGGAGAACCTCCTCTTTTCATGGGAATTATGTTTTCTTTTTCTTTCAAAACATCTTTATCATCCATTACTTTCTTGTTCATAGGGGTCAAAATCATACCCGGAGCAATATTATTCACGGTTAAACCTTTTGGTGCCAGCTCAATAGCTAATGTTTGAGAAAGATTTCTCATACCTGCTTTAGAAGCATTATAATCTGCATTTCCTGGCTTACATATATATTCGTGAATGGAAGTAACATTTATTATTCTTGAATTCTGGTAAGAATCATGCTTCTTTTTAAGTTGTAGAAATTCTTTAATGCAATAAAACGGACCATATAAATCAGTTTTTATAGTATTATCCCAAGTTTCAATATCCATATCTTCTACATTAATATTTTGTCCGTTTACTCCTGCATTATTCACTAAAATATCAATGTCATTAAAGTCTTTTTCAACTAAAGCAAAAAAACTTTTTATTTGCTCTAAATCAGAAACATCTACCTGATATGCTTTAACTTTTACATTCAAACTTGACAATTCTTTTTCTAACTGTTCTGCTCTCTCTTTCCCTGAATGATATGTTATAATTACGTTAGCTCCTTCCTGAGCAAATTTGGTGGCCATAGCTTTACCAATACCGGAGCTTGAACCGGTAATAAGTGCGGTTTTGTTATTTAATTGTCCCATAAATAAATTTTTTAAAGTTTTTTTTAAGTATTTTAGAGTTTTATAATTTTACATTGCTTCGTCTTTTATCTCAAATGAAGGATATAGTTTCATTCCTCCATCTGCAAAGATGGATGTTCCTGTTATATATTCTGCCTGAGAAGAACACAGCCATACAGCTACATTGGAAATATCTTCTGGTTTTCCAACATATCCAAGAGGAATAGTTTCTTCTACTTCTTCAACTATTTTCGGATCTTTAAAGTCAGCATTTATAGGTGTATAAATGGCTCCCGGGGCAATACAATTGATCCTGATTCCTTTTTGCGCATATTCCAACGCTAAAGTTTCGGTTAACATTTTAACCCCTCCTTTACTGGCTGAGTAATGAACAAAATGAGGTTTTGGAATTCTTTCATGTACACTGGACATATTGATAATAATTCCTTTTTTATTTTTTTCTAAGAAATATCTTATAGCTTCTCTGGAACCTAAAAACACACCGGTTAAGTTAGTACTGATAACTGAATTCCATTCGTTAAGAGTCATTTCATGAGTTGGAATTTTTTTCTGATGCCCTGCATTATTGATCCATATGTCTAAATCTCCAAAAATATCAATAGCTACTTTACTTAGCTTTTTTATATCCTCTTCTTTACCCACATCTCCTTGTACAGCAATAGCCTTTCCTCCGGTTTTTTCAATTTCTTTTACTAAGTCTTCTGCATCTTTTTTATCGGAAAAATAATTAACAATTACGCTAATCCCCTCTTTACCGAATCTTTGAGCTATGGCTTTACCCAAGCCTGTAGAGGATCCTGTTATAACAGCGACCTTACCTTTTAAGTCTTTATACATAGTATGTCTTTATTAAAATTTATTAATGTTATTTATAATTCAAAGGTATAAAAAATAATTTTATTTTTTTTTTATACCAAACAATTGAATAATTTTACGTGAAATTAAATCACACTAGAAAACTCAACTTCTGTTGCTTTTTCTGTCTATTATTTAAATCAACAATTAAACCAAAAATGATTATGGAACTATTCTTAATTATTGGAACTTATACCCAAGGAGGTAGCAACGGTATGTATGTCTATAAATTTAATCCTGAAACTGGAACATCCAGCTATTCAAGCAGTGTTGCTATCAACAACCCCTCTTACCTTGTGGTAAACCATCAGGAAAACCACATATACTCTGTAAGCGAAAATGAAGACAATGAAAATTCTACAGTTAACGCTTTTACTTTTGATAAAAAAGAAGGGAAAATAGTTTTACAAAACTCTCAGCAGGTATTTGGGGCTGCACCGTGTTACATCAATATCGGTAAAAAGGATAGATATGTCGTTACAGCTAATTATATCGGTGGGAGTATTTCGGTATTTAAAACAGATATGGACGGCAGTCTTCTTCCCATTATTCAACAAATTAACTTTTCCGGTAGTAGTGTTCACGATGTTAGGCAAAATCAGTCTCACTTGCATTGTGTTGTATTTTCACCTGACTATAATCATTTGTTTGCTACTGATTTAGGAAGCGACAGAATTTACAAATTTGATGTTGATTATGATCATGAAGGAAGTTTCCTTTCCTTCGGTACTCCTCCATATGTTGAGGTTACTGCCGGATCCGGCCCTCGACATTTAACTTTCCACCCTAATCAGAAATACGCATATTTGATTAATGAACTAGGTGGTACGGTAACTGTTTTTGAATACAGTAATGGGAATTTAGTGGAAATACAAACTACTATTTCGGATAAATTTAAAGCAGAAGGAAGTGCTGATATTCATATTCACCCGAATGGGAAATTTCTTTATGCTTCCAATCGTTTAAAAAAAGATGGAATCTCCATTTTTAAAATTAATGAAAATGATGGCAAAATTACCCGCATCGATTATGAAAGAACTGATATACATCCACGAAATTTTATTATTTCTCCTAATGGTAAATTTTTATTGGTAGCTAATCAGGACAGCAATACCATTCAGACATTTTCTATAGATCTGGAAACCGGATTACTTAGTGATAATCAAGAAGATATAATCATTGACATGCCTGTATGCCTGAAGTTTATTTCTATCTGTTAGTTTTTATGATTAATATTAGGTTAAATCCTTTAAAAAATCGGTAAGACATACCTTTGTTCTGGCAATAATTAAGTAATTTTGCTTAGATTTTTTAACAAACAAAAATATTTTTAATTATGAGTCTAATAGCACAAATTCATGCAAGACAAATTTTGGATTCCAGAGGAAATCCAACTGTAGAAGTGGATGTAATCACTGAGTATGGAACTTTAGGAAGAGCTGCTGTTCCATCTGGAGCTTCTACTGGTGAATATGAAGCTGTAGAGTTGAGAGATGGAGGAAAAGAATATTTAGGTAAAGGAGTATTAAAAGCAGTTCAAAACGTTAATGAATTGATAGCACCTGAATTAGTTGGTGTTGATGTTTTTGAACAAGCTTTAATAGATAAAGCAATGATAGATTTAGATGGAACTCCTAACAAAGGTAAATTAGGAGCTAATGCTATCTTAGGTGTTTCTTTAGCTGTTGCTCAGGCTGCTGCAAAAGAATTAGGATTACCTTTATACAGATATGTGGGTGGTGTTAACGGAAAAGTTCTTCCTGTTCCTATGATGAACATCATTAATGCAGGAGCTCACTCTGATGCACCAATTGCTTTTCAGGAATTTATGATTATGCCTGTAGTAGCTGACAGCTACTCTACTGCAATCAGAATGGGAACAGAAATTTTCCACTCTCTTAAAAAAGTTTTACATGACAGAGGTCTTAGCACTGCTGTTGGTGATGAAGGTGGTTTTGCTCCAAACTTTAAAAATATCGAAGATGCATTAGATACAGTTTTAGATGCGATAAAAAAGGCAGGGTATACTCCGGGGCAGGATGTTATGCTTGCATTAGACTGTGCTTCATCTGAATTCTGTAAAGATGGTAAGTATGATTATTCTATTTTTGAAGGTCAGGGTGGTAAAGTAAGAACCAGTGAAGAACAAGCTGAATATCTAGCTGAACTAGCAGGTAAATATCCAATTATATCTATTGAAGATGGTATGGATGAAAACGACTGGGCTGGATGGAAGATTCTAACTGATAAAATTGGAGATAAAGTTCAATTAGTTGGTGATGATTTATTTGTTACTAATGTAAAAAAACTAAGTGACGGTATCAAACAAGGTGTAGGAAACTCAATTCTTATCAAAGTAAACCAAATAGGTACCCTTACAGAGACTATAGATGCAGTACAAATGGCTCAAAACGCTGGTTATACTGCTGTAATGTCACACCGTTCAGGAGAAACTGAGGACAACACCATAGCGGATCTTGCTGTCGCATTAAACTGTGGACAAATTAAAACAGGTTCTGCTTCAAGATCTGATCGTATGGCTAAATACAATCAGTTATTAAGAATTGAAGAAAGCTTGGGTGAGGTTGCAGTATATCCTCAATTCCATGCTTTTAAAATTAAAAGATAACTTTTTAAAAAAGTATTCTATAAAAAAACAGGGTTTAATTTGAATTAAACCCTGTTTTTTTTATTTGAATTTTTGAATGCTATGCAACTTTTAAATTGTGATTTTTATCATATTTTCTTGAATTTTATTAATCTAATTCAATTTTTTAAATGGGTGTAAAAATTATATTTTCTGTTTTTTTTCAAAAAATATAAACTATATACACAATAATAATAAAGATAAAAACACATTAACTTATCAATATACAAACACTTATAGTTTAATAAATGACTTGATTTTTTTTTTATATATTTTTTTTTTGTTAGTAATTTTTATTTCATATATTTCAGTCTATAAAATAAATTAAAACCAACATAAAATAATAATCAAGATATGTCTGACACAGTAAAAATACAGTATAATGGTAAGGAGTATGAATATCCGATAGTAGACAGTGTAATTGGAGATAAAGGTATTAATATTAATAAGTTAAGGGATGAAACAGGTCTTATTACTTTAGATATAGGTTATAAAAATACCGGAGCTACCAAAAGTAAAATCACTTATCTGGATGGGGATCTAGGACAATTATATTACCGTGGATATCCTATTGAACAGATTGCTGAAAAATCTACTTTTACTGAGGTTATGTATTTGTTGTTAGAAGGAGAACTTCCGAGAAAAGAGCAGCTTTCACAATTCGAGGCAGATATTAAACAAAACAGTCTGGTGAGTGAGGAAATGAAGCAAATTTTAAAAAGCTTTCCTCGTTCAGCTCACCCTATGGGTGTATTATCAACATTAACCAGTGCTTTAACCGCATTTAATCCTCATGCTGTAAATGTAAAATCGGAAAAAGATTTATATAATGCTTATACTATGCTTCTGGCTAAATTCCCTGTTTTATGTGCCTGGACTTATCGTCTAAAATTAGGTCTACCTTTAAATTATTCAAATAATAGCTTGGATTATCCTCATAATTTTTATCAGATGATGTTCCGAAAACCAACCGAAGAACTTGAAGTGGATGAAGTTGTTGTGAATGCCATTGATAAATTATTAATTCTTCACGCAGATCATGAACAAAACTGTTCTGCTTCTACAGTACGAATGGTTGGATCTGCACATACCGGATTATTTGCTTCTATATCAGCGGGTGTATCTGCTCTCTGGGGTCCTTTACACGGTGGTGCAAATCAGGCTGTAATAGAAATGCTTGAAATGATTCAAAAAGATGGTGGTGACCTTCAGAAATGGATTGATAAGGCTAAATCCAAGGATGATGATTTCAGATTAATGGGATTTGGTCACAGAGTTTACAGAAACTTTGATCCTCGTGCGAAAGTTATTAAAAAAGTGGCTGATGATTTATTTGAAAAATTAGGCATTCAGGATGAAACTCTTGAAATTGCTAAAAAACTGGAAGAGGTAGCTCTCAATGATCCTTACTTCATAGAGAAAAAATTATACCCTAATGTTGATTTTTACAGCGGTATCATTTACAGGGTTTTAGGTATTCCTACAGAAATGTTTACAGTAATGTTTGCTTTAGGCAGGCTTCCTGGGTGGATAGCTCAATGGAAAGAAATGAGAATGAGCGGAGAACCTATCAACAGACCGAGACAAATCTATGTAGGGAATCCTCAAAGAGATTATGTTCATATAAACGATAGATAATACTTTTTACATTATATACCCATATACCAACATTTAATGTATTAAAAAAGCTTTAATCTTAGGATTAAAGCTTTTATTTTTTGTAAATTTATCTTTTATTAGAATATATAATTTCATAGCTTAACTACTATTAGAATAAAATGAACGAAAGTTTTTTACATTATGTATGGATGTATAAAAAGTTTGAGTTATTTGATTTACGAACCACTTCAGGTGAAAAACTTGAAATCATCCATTGTGGAACCTTAAATCCTGATTCAGGACCGGATTTTAACTTTGCTAAGGTTATTATTAACGGAACTGAGTGGGCAGGAAACGTAGAAATACATGTAAAATCATCTGATTGGATTAAGCATAAGCATGATTTGAATCCGAACTATGACAACATTGTACTTCATATCGTTTATGAAGATGATCAGGAAATATTATCATTAAAGCTAAAAAAAATACCTACTTTAGAATTAAAAAATTATATTGCTGCTAGCTTGATCGACAATTATACTCACCTGGAAAAGAAAGCATATAGTTTTATTCCCTGTGAAAAATTATTTACCAATTTATTACCAAAGCTTTCTATTGGTTTTACGGAAAAACAGTTCTTTTGTAAACTGGAAGAAAAACAGAAAAAAATATCACAGCTCCTTATTTTAAAAAATAACGATTGGGAAGCTGTTCTCGCTTCTGTTTTAGCTTATTCATTTGGTCTTAAAATCAATGCGGAAGCATTTGAACAAATATTTATGGAAACTGATTATAAAATTCTTCGTAAACAGTTTTCAAACCTTACTCATTTAGAGTCTTTATTGTTCGGGCTTTGCTTTAATCTTGATATGTATGAGGATGAATATGCTGAAATATTAAAAGAACAGTTTAAATTTTTACAAGTAAAGTACAGACTCACCAAAACAACTATAAATTTAAAATTTTCTAAGCTGAGACCTGCCAATTTTCCTACTATACGTCTATCACAGCTTTCATGTATTTTAACTCAGTATCAAAATTTATTTTCTTATGTTATCGGAGCTAAGACATTGCAACACTATATCTACATTCTTGATGATGTTCAAGCTTCTTCCTATTGGAATAATCATTATGTTTTTGATAAAATTTCATCTCATAATCAAATAAAAAAGCTTTCATCATCTCAAAAAGAATTAATTATCTTGAATGCTTTTCTCCCCATTAAGTTCGCATATTCTAAAAGTATAGGAAAATGCATGGATGACGAAATAATCTCAATTATGGAGGAATTATCTCCTGAAAAAAATACAGTTATACAAAAGTTTGAGAATTTGGGCATATCATTTAATTCAGCTCTTGAAACTCAGGCTTTTCTACATTTATACAAAAATCAGTGTCTAAATAAAAAATGTCTAAAATGTGATATTGGTTATAATATTCTAAAGTAGAAAAAAAAGAATATTACTTTTACTATGTAAATAATAAAATTTATAAAGATATATTTAGTGTAAATTAAGTCCTTTGCTAATTTCAATACAAAATTAGGACAAAAATATGATATAAAATTGAGGATTTCCTTAATTTTCAACATCAATTACACCTAAAACTTTATTGTTGTAAAATGGGCCTCCTGGATAATGAGCTGTATAATCTAAGTTAAGCCATATTTTACCATCCTGATCGATATGATAGTATAAACTTCTTCCTTTACTTTCTTTATCAAATAGTTTATGTTTGATAAGAAAATTAATAGACTCTAAATCACTTTCATCTCCTATATACAATTCGGGGTAAATGTGTCCTACTGTATATACTAACCGAGGTAGACCTCCGACAGCTCTAATGCATGAAGCCATTAATATGGAATGATCGTCGCAATCTCCTGATAAGGTTTTGATTGATTCACTGGCTTTTGCATAATATTCTTGCCCTACAGGATCGTTAACATAAGTCCAACGAGAGTTTATTTCTTTAAATATAGCAAGACATTGAATTGTGGTTCTATATCTACTATCGCTCTGATATTCTTTAAAATGCTTATTAATTGCTTCTAAAGCAAAGGTTCTTACTTCAGGATTTGTAAAGTCCATTGCTTTTAATATAAGAGCATCTGAAGAATTAAATGCAACTTTATTGATCAATATTTTTTGTGGTTTGTTACTATCTTTCATAGAATGTATCATAGCTTGATAATCGAGCGCAAGTGAAGCAAATCCATATTTATTGGTTAAACTGCCAACAGATAATAGGCCAATAATGCATAAACAAAAGACAAAAAATATTTTTCTGACAAATTTTACAAAAAACCATAAAATGAAAACAATTAATGCGAAAATAATTATTCGATCTAAATTAAATTTCCAATTTACGTTGGGTAAATTTCGATGAACAATAATAAATATTGGTAATGAAATGCATAAGATTGCTCCATAAACAATCAGTTTTTCTAAAATAGTCCAGAGCTTTTGCCAATCATTTTTGGTATAATTTTTATCTCCTGAATTCTTTTCATTATTCATATCTAATCTATTTTTCTTTATAAACAAAATAAGCTAATACTGATAAAGGTATTAACATGAATAAAAGATACATCGGTTTAAAAGAAATAAATGGATAATCAGGAAACATAACAATGAAACCTAAGGCTGCTACTATGCCCATTATAGCTCCTCCCAAATGCGCGTCATGCCCAACATTTCCTAATTGTGCTTTCATTCCATATACGGAATACCCTAAGTAAATAATACCAAATACCCAACCAGGTATGTTTAAAGGTAATGGAAATATACCTATTGATATTTGTGAATTCAATATGATTGATGCAAATAAAATTCCGGATACACCTCCTGAGGCACCTATTGCACTATAATACGGATTTTTTTTATGCATCCATAATGACAATAGATTACCACCTAAAATTGATCCCAAATAGGTTATGAAAAAAAATGCAACACCGTAATAAAGCAAAAAAGTTGAAAAAAAATAGAAGGTATACATATTAAATATCAAATGCATCAAATCCCCATGCAAGAAAGCAGAAGTTAACAATCTATCCCATTGCTTACCCCTCAATATTGCTCCTATATTAAATTTATATCTATCAAAAAATACCTGATCATTAAAACCTTTATAACTAGTTAAGGCAGTAATTACAATTACACCAATTACAATAATATTTATTTCTCCCATTTATTAATTAAATCTATTTATATCTACTTCTGCTTGAAGCTCGCTTATATTTTCCATGTATTCATACAATTCTCCTGCCATAGTTGGAGCTAACATAACTCCACGGCTGCCAAGACCATTGAATATGAAAATATTTTTAAGTTTTGGATGTCTTCCTAATAACGGTCTTCTGTCAATTACCGTTGGTCTTATTCCGGCAAATTTTTTTACTATTCTATAATCATAATTTAAAAACTTATTTAATCCATTAATTAGTTCGTTTTGTCCTTCTTCCGAAACTATATCATCTACTTCTCTATAATAATAAGTTGCACCTACATAATAATAATCATTTTCCATAGGCATAACAAAAACTTTAGATTTTACAATGTCTTTTAAATCTAAGCCGTTGGCATGAATAACCATAGTTTCTCCTTTAACTCCCTCCATAGGTAAATAACTGAAATAAGGATTGGCTTTTAATGCATACCCGTCACAAAAAACAACTTTAGCAGCTTCAACCCCCTTGTATTCAATTGAGTTTTCTAAAATATTCAGAGTATTAAAATCAAAAACATCATCGATAAGATTATGTTTGGTAATAAGATATTTCCTATACTCTCTAAGTAATTCTCTAACAAATATTTTCCCTGAATGCTTGACTCTTCCCATACCATAATCGGCTTTAATATATGGATTAACCGATTGATGAACATTGGGATCTAAAAAAGGAATTAGATTTTCATTTTTAGATGATTTTTTTATCCAGGTCTTAACTTCATCTTCATTGGCGAAAATTCTATATAAATCGGATTCGTAAACCAGTTTTACGTTTAGTAGTGATTCAAAGTTTTTAAACTCTTTTAATAAAACATCAATTTCTTTCTGAGCATTCCATACGGGTGTGAATCTTTTTAAAACTACCGGATTAAACATTCCTGAAGAAACAAAAGATGCCGAATTTGAGACAATATCAATGATTTTAAAAGATTTGTTTTCTTTTTCAAGTTTATTTGCTAAACAGGTTCCTGCGAGTCCCTGTCCTACAATGAGGTAATCAATCATAAATGGTGAAAATCTAAGAAGCTAAAAAAATTAATACTAAAGACTAAAAAAGCTAATCTTTGTAAAGACAAAGATAAAAAAAAGTCCCGAATCTAAAGATTCGAGACTTTTGAAATATAAAAGTATTTTTTAATAATTCCACATATTATTTTCTTTCTGCAGAATTTCGTTTTTAATTCTATTACTTTCTTCTAATTGAGCTGATGCATCTCTTGGAATATAATTGGATATTTCTCCATCTCCATATTCAGATTGTGATTTATAAATGATAGAACTAAATCTTCTGGCATTAAGCACATCATCATAAGTAATGGAGGAAGATCCATTTTTAGGATTAAACAGTGTATAACTAGACAATACTTCACGGGCTCCTGGATAGAAGATCCAAAATAAATCTATCATTTCATTATCTCCCTGATATCCTAGTAAAGAGGCTTCTGCCAATGAACCTAACACTTGAGGATCTGGTCCCATAGGAGCAATTCCTAAAAGTCTGTATTTCATTTGTCCTAACCTTTTATCTATATACCACATTCCTTTAATTTTAATTAACTTTACAGAACGCGTATCCGTTTTGAAATAATCCATTCCGGCTGCAATTTCTTCTTGTGTTGGTTCTACACCGGAAGCTCTAATATCCTGTAGCCAAGCAGACTCTTTTACTGCCTGAATTTTGTTTTTTAGATTTTCCGGGGCAACTTTCATTGTAAAATTGTCATCATCGTACACTTCTGTAATCTGTCCGGAATTTATTCCATTGAATAATGCATCGTATAGAGATACATAAGTGGCTGTCACATCATCATGCGAATAATAATAAGGTTGATTTAACTTTTCATTTAAATCAATTATTTCCCATACTACTTTCGACCACAGAATATCCTTATCTTCAATGTATCCATAAGGCAATACAGTTGGTTGGGTTGATATAGTATCAGAACCGTTCACTATATCGTACCTTTCCGTTCTCATTTCTCTTAATTCTTCAGGTGATTTTGCGTTCAAAATATTTTGAGCAAATGAACCTGTGCTAATTAAGGCTGTTATACAAATTATTAGATATTTCATGTTTTACAAAGTAATATTCAAATTTTATAATACGTTAATTACAACTGGTGAAACTGAAGATTGTGATACTCCTGATACTGTTGCTTTAATATTAAATATCAATACCTGATCTCCAGATCTTGCTTTAGATAAAACACCTCCTGCAGCAGACAATTTATTTCCCGAAACAGTAACAGTAGGCTGTCCTGAAACTTTTACGCTAAATCCTGTAACGGATATAGATACCGGAAATTCGAAGTCTGGAATATTTGCAGAAATTGTTTGTGCAGCTAACGCTCCGGCACTAACATTAACAACATTTGAGCCACGTACTTCACCTTGTGCTTTTGGCACATTCTTGATTCTATAGTTATATTGTTTACTTATAGCTTTTCCACTTGAAGTTTTCCCTGAAACTGTAAAGGTAACTGACGTACCTGCTCCTGGTCTGTATGACCAACCGCTTCCAGCTCTTGAAAGACTTCCTGAAGATGCTTGTAATGACAGAGAAGAAGGTTCTATACCATTCACTGCTGCACTTAACGGGTTATCAACCCCACGGTAAACAACATTCATTTTATCAGCCATTACTACGGCACTTCCATCCGTTGTTTTCATGGTTTCAGCTACTACTTCATATTTCTCATTGAAGTTTTCAATTTTGCTTTTTCCATCAGGAGTTATATAAGTAATAGACCCGGATAATGTATGTACTCCTGCTCCACCCGCTGTCATTCCTACTACAGCTTTTCCACCGTTTAGTGCTACATTTTGTCCATTTAAAGTTATAGATCCTTTCAAGGATGTATCGTACGCACCAAATCCTACTACTACATCAAATCTTTCTCCAGATTTAACATATTTAGGAGACGCAACTATAGGAACAAAGGCTTTTAATTCAATTTCATCCTGCAACTTATTAGATAATAAGTCTCTGACAATATTTCCTTCTTCTGTTCTAATATTTGCTTCTAAACGAGTAAGATTAGTCAATGCAGAAATCATCGGTTGATCATAGAATTGCTCTACTAGCCATGATTTCTTTCCTTTTCCTGAAAAATCAAATAACTGGTTGATTCTGTCTTTAGCTCCGGAAGAAGCTCCCTGAAGAATAAATTTTGTAAAACCTTGGACTTTACTGATCATAGTAGCTACTTCTGGTGTT contains these protein-coding regions:
- the porM gene encoding type IX secretion system motor protein PorM/GldM; the encoded protein is MAAGKQTPRQKMINLMYLVFIAMLAMNVDREVLRSFEGVNESLQLSTNLASKNNQTFYDQIEKKKQDGNAGYVEISAKAQEIKRQADEAFSAIEKVKSQLKTDAGYTTPQPDVETDYKSLQNTDVVNKVFFISDNKPTPEVATMISKVQGFTKFILQGASSGAKDRINQLFDFSGKGKKSWLVEQFYDQPMISALTNLTRLEANIRTEEGNIVRDLLSNKLQDEIELKAFVPIVASPKYVKSGERFDVVVGFGAYDTSLKGSITLNGQNVALNGGKAVVGMTAGGAGVHTLSGSITYITPDGKSKIENFNEKYEVVAETMKTTDGSAVVMADKMNVVYRGVDNPLSAAVNGIEPSSLSLQASSGSLSRAGSGWSYRPGAGTSVTFTVSGKTSSGKAISKQYNYRIKNVPKAQGEVRGSNVVNVSAGALAAQTISANIPDFEFPVSISVTGFSVKVSGQPTVTVSGNKLSAAGGVLSKARSGDQVLIFNIKATVSGVSQSSVSPVVINVL